The Pelobacter seleniigenes DSM 18267 genomic sequence GGCCAGTTATCCATGAACCAGTGGTGGACCAGCATCAGATTGACCAGCCAGATGGTCGGAATCATGGGGAACTGCTGCGGATGGGAGAGCCCTTTCTGGGTCCCTAGGAACAGGTGCGACGTCCGATAATAGAAGATGTAGAGCAGGATGCTGGCGAGCAGCACCAGCGCGGTGCGAATCGCAATATTGACCGGCATGCTGAATTTGCGCGGCCAGTTGCCACAATAAAAATTGAGGAACAGGGCCGGAACCAGAACAAAAATTGCCATCTCTCCAACGTGCAGCCAGCGCCAGTCCGGGGCGAAGTCGCGGCGCGTCCCGCGAATCGCTTCACCGAAGGTCAGCTCCTGGACAAAATAGAAGAAAAAGTGCATGGCCAAAGCGATCAGAATGATCCCGAAGAACGTTGCCAAGCGCCGCCCCCAGTCATGGCGGATCAGATTGAAGGGATAGCGTTCCCAGATGGTTTCCACCAGCCAGACCACGACGGTACAGCACATGATCCAGCCGATATGGAAATTGCCCGAAACCGTATCAGCAAAACGCTCCCAATACGGCGGGGCAATCGAAGTGAAATACTGCCAGGGATCGGATAGAATGCCCATGTGGGGATGCATGGTTACAAAATAAATCAGGGTCGACAGAAAAAAGGTGACCATCAGGATGGAAAAGCCTTTGGCCGGTTGAGACAGTTTCTGCCAGGGGGCTTCCTCAAATGCGACCACCCAGGCCGGAGACAGCCAGGACGCGATGGCGGCAAACATGAGAATGGCCAGCGAAGCATACTCGACGGCAAAAAAGTCGGTAATCCCGGGGATCTTCTGCAGCTGTCCAGGGTTAAAATAGGCCAGTCCGAAATTCCCCAGGAAACCCTGGAAGAAAACCTTGACCAGCACCAGCAGGATAGCGACGGAAACAAGGGTCAGTACAGCCCCTTTGTAGAGCGGGTGTGCCCTCTCCAACCAGTCTCTTTTAAAAGGCCAGTAGTTGAAAATATAAACCATCCAGATCATCATGATCAGCCACCAGCGACAATACATATACCCGACATACGGGGTATACATGCGCAGGTAACCGCGTGGATCCTGGAAAATCCACCAACTGACATAAAAAACCGTCAGCAGCAGGACCAGGCTGACCAAAGCCGGGGCAGGTCCTCCCCAACGCTTGGTCAGCTTCCGCTCCTCCAGGAACCCTGCTCCATATCTTTCCATAGCTGCCTCCTTTTCGGGAAATCTCCCCTCCACCAAACAGATGTTGCAGGCCGGATAACGTTTATCGGGGTTGTCGTTTCAGGTCTCGACTGAGCAAGGCCAAGACCTCCTCTCTGTTATGTGGATCAAGCCCGCGCCGGCGGGCTTCAAAAATCAGCAGATCCTGAGGCAGATCAGCGAGCAGGACGGAAACGGGTTCTTGGGGTGGAGTGTCTCCGGAGGAGGAGCAGGATTCGAGGAATACGCGGATCGGACGCACTGAGCGGCGAATGAAGAGATGAAGAAAATCCTGGCGGGTCAACTTGTCAGCCATGTTATCCCCCGTCGTTCACTTTTACGTTATGAAGCCGGCCAGCAAAGTGAAAGCAGCAGTAACCAACAAACTAACAGTTTGGAGCCCTGAATATACCGATAACCACATCTATTGATTATTTAGTAGAAATATACCCGGTGTTTTATCGTTGTCAATTCTAAGCTATTCAACGATATTTTATTGGTGAATTATCAACAGCCGGTTTCCACGCAAGACCTGTCCGCAGCAGGAATGAACGCTTGAATTCACGGGCAGACCCTTGTAAGATTCGGGCTGATTATTCAAATGTTAAGAGAATCAGGGAGTTCAACATGACTTTATCGCTTCGCAGCGCCTTTATCAGCTTGTCTTTGTTGCTTATCGCAACTGCCGGCTTTGCCGAAACCCGCTATATTTCAGATGTTCTGGTGGTGACAGTCAGAAGCAACACGGGAAATAATTATCAGACCGTCGACAACCTGAAAACCGCCACCCCGGTCGAAGTTCTGAGCGAGGACCAGACCTATGTCAAGGTTCGTACCCCGGAAGGCAAAGAAGGCTATATCCTCAGACAGTATGTCACCAAGGAACTACCGAAAGCGGTCCAGATCGATCGGCTCGAAAAAGAGACCGCTGCCCTCAAGGAACAGCTGCAGCAACAACAACAGAGTAGTGCCGATAAACTGGCCAATGCCGACGCCAACCTGGCCAAGATTGCAGAGTTGCAAAAACAGCTGCAGGTTGCCAACGACAACCTTGACAAGGTCAAAAATGAGTACGACAGCCTGCTGCAGAATTCGCAGAACGTCGTCAGCCTGAGTACCGAGAACGAAGATCTGATTGAACAGAATAAACAACTCAACAATGAACTGGTGGTGCTCCGTGAGGAAAATCGGAATTTCCATCGTTCCAATATGATCCAGTGGTTCCTGGCCGGTGGCGGAGTCTTTTTCGGCGGCTGGATTATCGGCAAGATCTCACGCAAAAAGCAACGCGGGTTTTCCCGATTGTAAAAGCAGCCAACGACCAACCAAGGCCATCTTGACCGTGGCTTAGCACCGTTTTGCGGCAGTACGGTTGGTCCTTCGCCTGGATTTTTTAGTCATACCTGCTTCAGGACGGGAAGGGGCCTTCCCCTCCCCGTCCTGAAGCAGGCAAATCGACCAGCCATGCCATTCCGAGTCAGCCCCCAACTCGCCAATACCATTCAAAAATCAATTCATCGTTCTTCTTTTTTTTAAAAAAAACCTTGATATCAGATATTTATCAGGTATTAATTTATGCATTGATTTATTCAGTCCGGTTCGCAGTCACGAGATAAGCGGAGCCCGAGCACCCTTAACGGCGAGCGCATCTCTTCTGCCAAGACAGCAAAGGAGGCCTCCATGCGTGGCCAACACCGGGAGCAATTGCGCTCACTGCTGGGAACCCGGGTACATAACTCGCGTGAGCTGACCCAGTTGCTGAGTATCAGTCAACCGACCTTGTCACGCCTGATCAACGACATGGGACAGGAGCTGGTCAGTATGGGCAAAGGCCGGGCGACCTGCTACGGCCTGCCGCGTAAAATTCATGACCAGGACAGCCGTTTTCCGGTCTACCGCATCGATCCGCGCGGTGACGCTCACCACTTCGGCACCCTGCTGGCCCTGCAGGGCGGGCAATACTGGTGGGAAGATGCCAACGAAGCGGGGGAGCTGTTCCCTCACCTGCCCTGGTTTCTTCTCGATCTGCAGATGTCCGGTTTCGGGGCCAGGATCTTTGCCTATCGCCATAGCGACAGTCTCAACCTGCCGCGAAAAATCAGCGACTGGAACAGCTCCGACCGGCTGTTTGCCATCAGCCGTTGCGGAGAGGACCGTAGCGGCAACCTGATTATCGGCGAACAATCCCTGGCTCGGTACTTTGAACAAGCCCGCCACGAACCGCAACTCATCGATATCGGCACCAAGTCCTGGGTCTATCCGCAGCTGGCCCAACAGGCGCTGTCCGGGGAACTCAATGCCGCCCAGGTCGGCGGTGAACAGCCGAAGTTCACCATCTGCATCAATGATCAGGGGACTCCTTGCCAGACCCTGGTTAAATTTTCACCTGCCGTCGACAGCAACGAGGCCCGCCGTTATGCCGACCTGCTGGTTTGTGAACACCTGGCCCTGGAGACCATTCGCCTGGCCGGCCGCTCGGCCGCGCGCTCACGCCTGATCACCGCAGGTCACCAGGTCTTTCTTTGCTTGAAACGCTTCGACCGGCGCGGCGCCATCGGCCGGTTGCCGCTGGTCTCCCTGCGTGCCCTGCATGAAAAGCTGCAGACCCCCTGCGATACCTGGGTCGATGCCGCCACCCGCCTGCACCACCACAAATTGATCAGTGCCGGCGATGCGGAAAAGATCCTCTGGCTGGCCCTGTTCAGCGACCTGATCGGTAACAGCAACCAGCATTTTGCCAATATCTCCCTGATTCCACACCAACAGGATTCTTTTTTGCTGGCCCCGGCCTACGGCATCCGCCCCACTCTTTACGAACCCGTGGCCGGC encodes the following:
- a CDS encoding HipA domain-containing protein, yielding MRGQHREQLRSLLGTRVHNSRELTQLLSISQPTLSRLINDMGQELVSMGKGRATCYGLPRKIHDQDSRFPVYRIDPRGDAHHFGTLLALQGGQYWWEDANEAGELFPHLPWFLLDLQMSGFGARIFAYRHSDSLNLPRKISDWNSSDRLFAISRCGEDRSGNLIIGEQSLARYFEQARHEPQLIDIGTKSWVYPQLAQQALSGELNAAQVGGEQPKFTICINDQGTPCQTLVKFSPAVDSNEARRYADLLVCEHLALETIRLAGRSAARSRLITAGHQVFLCLKRFDRRGAIGRLPLVSLRALHEKLQTPCDTWVDAATRLHHHKLISAGDAEKILWLALFSDLIGNSNQHFANISLIPHQQDSFLLAPAYGIRPTLYEPVAGELPASLFTPPAVRNEASAQLSSALDAAILFWKSAAVDERISGNFRQICYENCELLKLQKRGPQLIIPNQKN
- a CDS encoding TIGR04211 family SH3 domain-containing protein; protein product: MTLSLRSAFISLSLLLIATAGFAETRYISDVLVVTVRSNTGNNYQTVDNLKTATPVEVLSEDQTYVKVRTPEGKEGYILRQYVTKELPKAVQIDRLEKETAALKEQLQQQQQSSADKLANADANLAKIAELQKQLQVANDNLDKVKNEYDSLLQNSQNVVSLSTENEDLIEQNKQLNNELVVLREENRNFHRSNMIQWFLAGGGVFFGGWIIGKISRKKQRGFSRL